In the genome of Pseudarthrobacter sp. IC2-21, one region contains:
- a CDS encoding lysophospholipid acyltransferase family protein, translating into MALFEAVRWTFRGLVAGTCRPTVVGLENVPKEGPFIVAPNHLSFFDSVIVQALMPRPVAFFAKAEYFTTGGVKGKVMKSFFESVGSIPVERGEQAASVQALKTLLDILEAGKGIGIYPEGTRSRDGILYRGRTGVGWLALATGAPVIPVGLIGTENLQPAGEKGFKPHHFIMKVGEPLYFEKTGPDHSLPARRQVTDRIMDAIAELSGQERSSSYNQSKATD; encoded by the coding sequence ATGGCGTTGTTTGAGGCAGTCCGCTGGACATTCCGCGGTCTTGTCGCGGGCACCTGCCGGCCCACCGTCGTCGGCCTGGAGAACGTTCCCAAGGAGGGGCCGTTCATTGTGGCCCCCAACCATCTTTCGTTCTTTGACAGTGTCATTGTCCAGGCACTGATGCCCCGGCCGGTGGCCTTCTTCGCCAAGGCCGAGTACTTCACGACCGGTGGCGTGAAGGGAAAGGTCATGAAATCGTTCTTCGAGTCCGTTGGCTCCATTCCCGTGGAACGCGGCGAACAGGCCGCAAGTGTGCAGGCGCTCAAAACCCTCCTGGACATCCTCGAGGCGGGCAAGGGAATCGGCATTTACCCTGAAGGCACCCGCTCACGGGACGGCATCCTCTACCGCGGGCGGACGGGTGTGGGCTGGCTTGCGCTGGCAACGGGGGCTCCCGTGATCCCCGTTGGGCTGATCGGCACCGAAAACCTGCAGCCGGCAGGCGAGAAGGGGTTTAAGCCGCATCACTTCATCATGAAAGTCGGTGAACCGCTGTACTTCGAGAAGACCGGCCCGGACCACTCCCTGCCCGCACGCCGGCAGGTGACGGACCGGATCATGGACGCCATCGCCGAACTCAGCGGCCAGGAGCGTTCCAGCAGCTACAACCAGAGCAAGGCGACGGACTAA
- the uvrC gene encoding excinuclease ABC subunit UvrC: MADPATYRPQTGEIPTNPGVYRFRDPHGRVIYVGKAKNLRSRLNSYFANPAGLLPKTHAMVHAASSVEWTVVGSELESLQLEYTWIKEFKPRFNVVFRDDKTYPYLALTMSEKFPRVQVMRGDRRKGTRYFGPYTAGAIRETMDTLLRVFPVRSCSAGVFKRAQASGRPCLLGYIDKCSAPCVGRVTPEEHRVLAEDFCAFMGGEAKRFISKLEKQMAEAVSTLDYERAARLRDDISALRKVFERNAVVLAEDTDADIFALHEDELEAAVQVFHVRGGRVRGQRGWVVEKVEDSTTPDLVEHLLQQVYGEDSDSHGRLPREVLVPVAPSNAEELTEWLGGLRGAKVDIRVPQRGDKAALMSTVRENAEHALKLHKTRRAGDLTVRSQALQELQEALDLPVPLLRIECYDVSHVQGTNVVASMVVVEDGLPKKSDYRKFSVTGAAASDDTAAMHDVLTRRFRYYVEDKTAQVEAAALTGHQAALDAAGDAAVLDTTTAAPRAKFAYPPNLVVVDGGQPQVNAAARALAELGIDDVYVVGLAKRLEEVWLPDSDFPVILPRTSQGLYLLQRIRDEAHRFAITFHRQKRGKAMTLSALDGVPGLGESKRKALVAHFGSIKGVKAATAEELTAAKGIGPSLANAIVSHFSSEDAAGETVPAINMTTGEIIET; the protein is encoded by the coding sequence GTGGCAGATCCAGCAACATACAGGCCCCAGACGGGTGAAATTCCCACCAACCCCGGGGTATACCGGTTCCGCGATCCGCATGGCCGGGTTATTTACGTCGGCAAGGCCAAGAACCTTCGTTCCCGCCTGAACTCCTATTTCGCGAACCCGGCAGGACTGCTGCCCAAAACCCATGCCATGGTCCACGCGGCCAGCAGTGTGGAGTGGACCGTGGTGGGCAGCGAACTGGAATCCCTGCAGCTTGAATACACCTGGATCAAGGAATTCAAGCCCCGCTTCAACGTCGTGTTCCGCGACGACAAGACGTACCCCTACCTCGCCCTGACCATGAGCGAGAAGTTCCCCCGGGTGCAGGTCATGCGCGGGGACCGGCGCAAGGGTACCCGGTACTTCGGTCCCTATACCGCCGGAGCCATCCGGGAAACCATGGACACGCTCCTGCGGGTCTTCCCGGTCCGCAGCTGCAGCGCAGGGGTGTTCAAGCGGGCGCAGGCCAGTGGCCGTCCCTGCCTCCTGGGCTACATCGACAAATGCTCGGCCCCCTGCGTCGGACGGGTGACGCCGGAGGAACACCGCGTCCTGGCCGAGGACTTCTGCGCCTTTATGGGCGGGGAAGCCAAGCGGTTCATCTCCAAGCTCGAAAAGCAGATGGCCGAGGCGGTGTCCACGCTCGACTACGAGCGGGCGGCCCGGCTCCGGGATGACATCTCGGCCTTGCGGAAAGTCTTTGAACGCAACGCCGTGGTGCTCGCCGAAGACACCGACGCCGATATTTTTGCCCTGCACGAGGACGAACTCGAGGCCGCGGTCCAGGTCTTCCACGTCCGGGGCGGCAGGGTCCGCGGCCAGCGGGGCTGGGTGGTGGAGAAAGTGGAAGACTCCACCACTCCCGACCTGGTGGAGCACCTGCTCCAGCAGGTTTACGGCGAGGACAGCGACAGCCACGGCCGGCTGCCGCGCGAAGTCCTTGTCCCCGTGGCGCCCAGCAATGCGGAAGAACTGACCGAATGGCTGGGCGGTCTCCGGGGCGCGAAGGTGGACATCAGGGTGCCGCAGCGCGGGGACAAGGCCGCGCTGATGTCCACCGTGCGCGAGAATGCCGAGCATGCGCTGAAACTGCACAAGACCCGGCGGGCGGGTGACCTGACAGTCCGTTCCCAGGCACTCCAGGAGCTGCAGGAGGCCCTGGACCTGCCGGTGCCGCTGCTGCGCATTGAGTGCTATGACGTCTCCCACGTGCAGGGAACCAACGTGGTGGCCTCCATGGTGGTGGTCGAGGACGGCCTGCCCAAAAAGTCCGACTACCGCAAATTCTCTGTCACCGGGGCGGCGGCGTCCGACGACACGGCCGCCATGCACGACGTCCTGACCCGGCGGTTCCGCTATTACGTGGAGGACAAAACGGCGCAGGTCGAGGCCGCGGCACTCACCGGTCACCAGGCGGCACTGGATGCGGCAGGGGACGCCGCCGTCCTGGACACCACCACAGCGGCACCCCGGGCCAAGTTCGCCTACCCTCCCAACCTCGTGGTGGTGGACGGCGGCCAGCCCCAGGTGAATGCCGCGGCCCGGGCGCTGGCGGAGCTGGGCATCGACGACGTGTACGTGGTGGGCCTGGCCAAGCGGCTGGAGGAGGTCTGGCTTCCGGACAGTGACTTCCCGGTGATCCTGCCCAGAACGTCCCAGGGCCTGTACCTGCTCCAACGGATCCGCGACGAAGCGCACCGCTTCGCCATCACCTTCCACCGGCAGAAGCGCGGCAAGGCGATGACCCTGTCCGCGTTGGACGGGGTGCCGGGCCTGGGGGAGTCCAAGCGCAAGGCCCTGGTAGCCCACTTTGGCTCCATTAAGGGCGTGAAGGCGGCCACAGCGGAGGAGCTGACGGCGGCCAAAGGCATCGGCCCGTCACTGGCCAATGCCATCGTGAGCCACTTCAGCAGCGAGGACGCGGCCGGTGAGACGGTTCCGGCCATCAACATGACCACCGGCGAAATCATTGAAACCTAG
- the rapZ gene encoding RNase adapter RapZ codes for MTDSTAESGTGQDGMTPIKPVEAELLVVTGMSGAGRSTAADALEDHGWYVVENLPPQMLGTLAELVSHAPQSIPRLAVVMDVRSKGLFADMRATLGALAASGVTFRVLFLDANDDVLVRRFEQGRRPHPLQEGGRILDGIAAEREVLKELRDSSDVVLDTSDYNVHGLATAVTELFSETGPVALRLNVMSFGFKYGLPVDANYVADVRFIPNPHWVPQLRPHTGLDKDVSDYVLEAEGVKNFVDRYVLALEPVLDGYRRENKHYATIAVGCTGGKHRSVAVAVELSKKLAQYPRVTVTTTHRDLGRE; via the coding sequence ATGACAGACTCGACGGCGGAATCCGGGACGGGGCAGGACGGCATGACGCCGATCAAACCCGTCGAAGCGGAGCTGCTGGTGGTCACCGGTATGTCCGGGGCCGGCCGCAGCACCGCCGCGGACGCTCTGGAGGACCATGGCTGGTACGTCGTGGAGAACCTTCCGCCGCAAATGCTTGGCACCCTCGCCGAACTGGTCTCCCACGCGCCACAGTCCATTCCCCGCCTGGCCGTGGTGATGGATGTGCGCAGCAAGGGCCTCTTCGCTGACATGCGGGCCACCCTGGGTGCCCTCGCCGCCAGCGGGGTCACGTTCCGGGTGCTGTTCCTGGACGCCAATGACGACGTCCTGGTCCGCCGCTTCGAGCAGGGCCGCAGGCCGCATCCCTTGCAGGAGGGCGGCCGCATCCTCGACGGAATAGCAGCCGAGCGTGAGGTGCTGAAGGAACTGCGCGACAGCTCCGACGTCGTTCTGGATACCTCTGACTACAACGTCCACGGCCTGGCCACCGCCGTTACCGAACTCTTCAGCGAGACGGGGCCGGTGGCGCTGCGGCTCAACGTCATGAGCTTCGGCTTCAAATACGGGCTGCCGGTTGATGCCAACTACGTTGCCGACGTCCGGTTCATCCCCAACCCGCACTGGGTACCCCAGCTGCGCCCCCACACCGGGCTGGACAAGGACGTCAGCGATTACGTCCTCGAAGCCGAGGGCGTCAAGAATTTCGTGGACCGCTACGTGCTGGCGCTCGAGCCGGTGCTGGACGGGTACCGGCGCGAAAACAAGCACTACGCCACCATCGCCGTGGGCTGCACCGGCGGCAAACACCGCTCGGTGGCGGTCGCCGTCGAGCTGTCCAAGAAACTCGCGCAGTATCCCCGTGTCACCGTCACCACCACACACCGGGACCTGGGCCGCGAGTAA
- a CDS encoding uridine diphosphate-N-acetylglucosamine-binding protein YvcK: MGMLTGPLPLIPLTSGTAGAQQDKGPNVVALGGGHGLSASLSALRLLTTELTAIVTVADDGGSSGRLREEYGVLPPGDLRMALSALCDDTDWGRTWRDVMQHRFRPGKGNGGSLDDHATGNLLIVTLWELLGDAVAGLKWAGALLGARGQVLPMSTVPLTIEGDIRVTAPDGESVLRTVRGQARCAVAGSLEHVRLLPEDARACTEALTAIELADWVILGPGSWYTSVLPHLLLPEMRDALSATAAKRCLTMNLATDTKETSGMTAADHLHALRRYAPDFSIDVVLADPASVPDREEFEKAAAMIGAEVVLGKVGASGRRPVHDPLRLAAAYHDIFGNS; the protein is encoded by the coding sequence ATGGGGATGCTTACCGGGCCGCTGCCGCTGATACCGCTCACCAGCGGGACGGCAGGCGCCCAGCAGGACAAGGGCCCCAACGTGGTGGCGCTCGGCGGCGGTCACGGCCTGTCAGCTTCGCTGTCAGCCTTGCGCCTGCTCACCACCGAGCTGACCGCCATCGTCACAGTGGCGGACGACGGCGGGTCCTCCGGGCGTCTGCGCGAAGAGTACGGCGTCCTCCCGCCCGGCGACCTGCGCATGGCGCTCTCCGCGCTGTGTGACGACACCGACTGGGGCCGGACCTGGCGTGACGTGATGCAGCACCGTTTCCGGCCCGGGAAGGGCAACGGCGGGTCCCTGGATGACCATGCCACCGGAAACCTTCTCATTGTGACGCTCTGGGAACTGCTCGGCGACGCCGTGGCGGGCCTGAAGTGGGCCGGTGCGCTGCTGGGGGCGCGGGGCCAGGTCCTGCCCATGTCCACCGTGCCGCTCACCATCGAGGGCGACATCCGTGTCACCGCGCCCGACGGCGAATCGGTCCTCCGGACGGTCCGCGGCCAGGCGCGCTGCGCCGTGGCCGGTTCACTCGAGCACGTCAGGCTCCTGCCCGAAGATGCCCGTGCCTGCACGGAGGCTCTGACGGCGATCGAACTGGCGGACTGGGTCATCCTCGGGCCAGGCTCCTGGTACACCTCCGTGCTCCCGCATCTGCTGCTCCCCGAGATGCGCGACGCCCTCAGCGCGACGGCCGCCAAACGCTGCCTGACCATGAACCTGGCCACGGACACCAAAGAGACTTCGGGCATGACGGCGGCCGATCACCTCCACGCCCTGCGCCGGTACGCTCCGGACTTCAGCATCGACGTCGTTCTGGCCGATCCCGCCTCCGTGCCGGACCGGGAGGAGTTCGAGAAAGCTGCCGCGATGATCGGCGCCGAGGTTGTCTTGGGTAAAGTGGGGGCGTCGGGCCGCCGACCCGTCCATGACCCCCTGCGTCTGGCAGCGGCGTACCACGACATTTTTGGGAACAGTTAG